From Apis mellifera strain DH4 linkage group LG5, Amel_HAv3.1, whole genome shotgun sequence, the proteins below share one genomic window:
- the LOC726337 gene encoding mitochondrial intermembrane space import and assembly protein 40-B produces MPFVHKEGKDTIIFASKEDHATPSKIDLPEPEPSPGLLLASGEINWNCPCLGGMATGPCGLEFREAFSCFHYSTAEPKGSDCYDAFKTMQSCMVQYPALYGKKGGSLDDLDDEEDPMDEHKKKLENENKVTHLESKVKEVPHSSSIETGIEQTNVK; encoded by the coding sequence atgCCATTCGTTCATAAGGAAGGTAAAGATACTATAATCTTTGCTTCAAAGGAAGATCATGCAACACCCAGTAAAATAGATCTTCCAGAACCAGAACCAAGTCCTGGTCTCTTGTTAGCAAGTGGAGAAATCAATTGGAATTGTCCGTGTTTAGGAGGTATGGCTACTGGACCGTGTGGTTTGGAATTTCGAGAAGCCTTCTcttgttttcattattcaacCGCAGAACCAAAAGGTTCGGATTGTTACGATGCATTTAAAACTATGCAATCGTGTATGGTGCAGTATCCAGCATTAtatggaaagaaaggaggatctTTAGATGATTTAGACGATGAAGAAGATCCAATGGatgaacataaaaaaaaattagaaaatgaaaacaaagtCACACATTTAGAATCAAAAGTAAAAGAAGTTCCTCATAGTTCTAGTATCGAAACAGGAATAGAACAAACTAATGTTAAATGA